Proteins from a genomic interval of Cupriavidus pauculus:
- a CDS encoding MarR family winged helix-turn-helix transcriptional regulator, whose protein sequence is MAPSRKTREALAPDPNGGHFDPHLPNVDYGVLDSLIGYAIRRAQIRVYEDFVAALAPWNITPPRFSALQIIARNANLKLTDLATILGIARSGAVLLVDALEAMGLVERVPSPTDRRAFGLVLTDAGQKTLREVTDAVCAHDARIAGGLSAEEQRVLKGLLERLGR, encoded by the coding sequence ATGGCGCCGTCCCGCAAGACGCGCGAGGCGCTGGCGCCCGACCCCAACGGCGGGCACTTCGACCCCCACCTGCCCAATGTCGACTACGGGGTGCTCGATTCGCTGATCGGATACGCGATCCGCCGCGCGCAGATCCGCGTCTACGAAGACTTCGTGGCCGCGCTGGCCCCGTGGAACATCACGCCGCCCCGCTTCTCCGCGCTGCAGATCATCGCGCGCAACGCCAACCTGAAACTGACCGACCTGGCAACGATCCTGGGCATCGCCCGCTCCGGCGCGGTGCTGCTCGTCGACGCGCTGGAGGCAATGGGCCTGGTCGAGCGCGTGCCCTCCCCGACCGACCGGCGCGCGTTCGGCCTGGTGCTGACGGATGCCGGGCAAAAGACGCTGCGGGAGGTTACCGATGCGGTCTGCGCGCACGACGCCCGGATCGCGGGCGGCCTGTCGGCGGAGGAACAGCGGGTGTTGAAGGGATTGCTGGAGCGGCTGGGGCGGTAG
- a CDS encoding rubredoxin, which produces MYKKGTSVEIQFPPQRLNDAAGDPYWVDLTTDEAQALLARLQQHLAQSGDPTAAPLVFSLEGPPVIHAQKDAAAQAPVAPPADDFRQWVCIICGWIYDEAAGLPEDGIAPGTRWEDIPDDWRCPECDVGKEDFAMVAF; this is translated from the coding sequence ATGTACAAGAAAGGCACTTCCGTCGAGATCCAGTTTCCCCCGCAACGCCTGAACGACGCCGCCGGCGATCCGTACTGGGTGGACCTGACGACCGACGAGGCGCAGGCGCTGCTCGCGCGCCTGCAACAGCATCTGGCCCAGTCGGGCGACCCCACGGCCGCGCCGCTGGTGTTCAGCCTGGAAGGCCCGCCGGTCATCCACGCACAGAAGGACGCTGCGGCGCAGGCGCCTGTCGCACCCCCGGCCGACGATTTCAGGCAGTGGGTCTGCATCATCTGCGGCTGGATCTACGACGAGGCGGCCGGCCTGCCCGAGGACGGCATCGCGCCCGGCACGCGCTGGGAAGACATTCCGGACGACTGGCGTTGCCCCGAATGCGACGTCGGCAAGGAAGACTTTGCGATGGTGGCGTTCTAA
- a CDS encoding RNA polymerase sigma factor FliA, with the protein MYTIQGKLEQADVVKSHAPLVRRIALQLAAKLPASVQIDDLIQAGMIGLLDAAKRYEDNHGARFETYASQRIRGAMLDEVRANDWQSRSLRQFTRKIERTQRQLEQKLGRTPIDSEVAKELEMPLEEYQELLNEVYGCQLLHYEDFERSGEEDFLDRHLGVTDDANPLTVLMESGMREALIRAIDKLPEREKLVLSLCYDQELNLREIGAVLEVTESRVCQIRSQAIARLRTQLRGML; encoded by the coding sequence ATGTACACGATTCAGGGAAAGCTCGAGCAGGCGGACGTGGTCAAGTCGCACGCGCCACTGGTGCGGCGCATCGCGCTGCAACTGGCGGCCAAGCTGCCCGCCAGCGTACAGATCGACGACCTGATACAGGCCGGCATGATCGGCCTGCTCGACGCCGCCAAGCGCTACGAAGACAACCATGGCGCGCGGTTCGAGACCTACGCCAGCCAGCGCATCCGGGGTGCCATGCTCGACGAGGTGCGCGCCAACGACTGGCAATCGCGCAGCCTGCGGCAGTTCACGCGCAAGATCGAGCGCACGCAGCGCCAGCTGGAGCAGAAGCTGGGCCGCACGCCGATCGACTCCGAGGTGGCCAAGGAGCTGGAGATGCCGCTTGAGGAGTACCAGGAGCTGCTCAACGAGGTCTACGGCTGCCAGCTGCTGCACTACGAGGATTTCGAGCGCTCGGGCGAGGAAGACTTCCTGGACCGCCACCTGGGCGTCACCGACGATGCCAACCCGCTGACGGTGCTGATGGAATCGGGCATGCGCGAGGCGCTGATCCGCGCCATCGACAAGCTGCCGGAGCGCGAGAAGCTGGTGCTGTCGCTGTGCTACGACCAGGAACTGAACCTGCGCGAAATCGGCGCGGTGCTGGAAGTGACCGAGTCGCGCGTGTGCCAGATCCGCAGCCAGGCCATCGCGCGCCTGCGCACCCAGTTGCGCGGGATGCTGTGA
- a CDS encoding flagellar protein FlhE, translated as MRRVLILAALWAMGQAASHAQTPAPVFTRANYEIAGSRFAWTASSMGPQIASKGQRALSAPIMPLATMPQAMGRITSVRWRYSFTRTPPVDLQAYLCNADRCVMLPGAEGRTDAFVGDDASKGFVFAYRIPGHGGLAPMLQGRSNEVTVNYR; from the coding sequence ATGCGGCGCGTACTGATCCTTGCCGCGCTCTGGGCAATGGGCCAGGCCGCGTCCCACGCGCAGACGCCGGCGCCCGTGTTCACCCGGGCCAACTACGAGATCGCCGGGTCGCGCTTTGCGTGGACGGCGTCGTCGATGGGCCCGCAGATCGCCAGCAAGGGCCAGCGTGCGCTGTCGGCGCCGATCATGCCGCTGGCGACGATGCCGCAGGCCATGGGCCGCATCACGTCGGTACGCTGGCGCTACAGCTTTACCCGCACGCCGCCGGTGGACCTGCAGGCCTACCTGTGCAACGCCGACCGCTGCGTGATGCTGCCGGGCGCCGAGGGCCGCACCGACGCCTTCGTGGGCGACGATGCCTCCAAGGGCTTCGTGTTTGCCTATCGCATCCCCGGCCACGGCGGGCTCGCCCCGATGCTCCAGGGCCGCAGCAACGAGGTCACCGTCAACTACCGCTGA
- the paoA gene encoding aldehyde dehydrogenase iron-sulfur subunit PaoA, with product MEDFRDIKLSRREFVVAGAASVTAAAVPAGAATPPAAGASVAPGALKPVAANVSFVVNGQPRALALDTRTTLLDALREHLHLTGTKKGCDHGQCGACTVIVDGRRINSCLTLAVMHEGATITTVEGLGHPNRMHPMQVAFVKHDGYQCGYCTPGQICSAVAVLDEIRAGIPSHVTPDLNARPQASPGEIRERMSGNICRCGAYSNILDAITEVAGGQS from the coding sequence ATGGAAGATTTCCGCGACATCAAGCTTTCCCGCCGCGAGTTCGTGGTGGCCGGGGCGGCATCGGTCACGGCCGCCGCCGTGCCGGCCGGCGCCGCCACGCCCCCGGCGGCCGGCGCCAGCGTGGCGCCCGGCGCGCTCAAGCCCGTGGCCGCCAACGTATCGTTCGTCGTCAACGGCCAGCCGCGCGCGCTGGCGCTGGACACCCGTACCACGCTGCTCGATGCGCTGCGCGAGCACCTGCACCTGACCGGCACCAAGAAGGGCTGCGACCACGGCCAGTGCGGCGCCTGCACGGTCATCGTGGACGGCAGGCGCATCAATTCCTGCCTGACGCTGGCCGTGATGCACGAAGGCGCCACCATCACGACCGTGGAAGGGCTGGGCCATCCGAACCGGATGCACCCGATGCAGGTGGCATTCGTCAAGCATGACGGCTACCAGTGCGGCTACTGCACGCCGGGCCAGATCTGCTCGGCCGTGGCCGTGCTCGACGAGATTCGCGCCGGCATTCCCAGCCACGTGACGCCGGACCTGAACGCCCGGCCGCAGGCGTCGCCGGGCGAGATCCGCGAGCGCATGAGCGGCAACATCTGCCGCTGCGGCGCCTATTCGAACATCCTGGACGCAATCACCGAGGTGGCGGGAGGCCAGTCATGA
- a CDS encoding DUF3237 domain-containing protein gives MSAGIAQPTLEHVADFDLQVAPPTEVGVTPLGQRRVIPILSGTVRGPRLNGHILPGGADFQLIRHPGGDDVTTADIEARYVLETDDGARIYIVNAGVRSGSAAVIARLNRGEQVDPAEIYFRTAPRFETAAPRYRWLMQHLFVASGARYPDRVVLRYFMVR, from the coding sequence ATGAGCGCCGGCATCGCCCAGCCCACGCTGGAACACGTGGCCGACTTCGACCTGCAGGTGGCGCCGCCCACCGAGGTGGGCGTGACGCCGCTGGGCCAGCGCCGCGTGATCCCGATCCTGTCGGGCACGGTGCGCGGCCCGCGCCTGAACGGCCACATCCTGCCGGGCGGCGCGGACTTCCAGTTGATCCGGCACCCGGGCGGCGACGACGTGACCACGGCCGACATCGAGGCCCGCTATGTGCTGGAAACCGACGACGGCGCGCGCATCTACATCGTCAACGCCGGCGTGCGCAGCGGCAGCGCGGCGGTCATCGCCCGGCTCAACCGCGGCGAACAGGTGGACCCGGCCGAGATCTACTTCCGCACCGCGCCCCGCTTCGAGACCGCCGCGCCGCGCTATCGCTGGCTGATGCAGCACCTGTTCGTGGCCTCGGGCGCGCGCTACCCGGACCGGGTGGTGCTGCGCTACTTCATGGTCAGGTGA
- a CDS encoding flavin-dependent oxidoreductase, with protein MKIAIAGGGIGGLTLALLCHRHGLDVEVWEASESLRPLGVGINLLPHAVRELCALGLEADLARIGIQTSSLSYYNKFGQRIWHEPRGRAAGYDWPQFSVHRGEFQMLLYETARQRLGADRLHTGHALESIEHTGGQGEPARFTLRRRHDQALVAAQADVLVGADGIHSAVRRHFYPTGDAPRFSRRLLWRATTDAAPYLDGRSMFMAGFQDQKFVAYPISEPLRAQGRSRINWIAELKVPDDYPDTPPRSDWNRQVDKSVFRDAFAGWRWDWIDIPALIDGAEAIYEFPMVDKDPLPRWTFGRVTLLGDAAHPMYPIGSNGSAQAIVDARYLTDCLLAERDPDYALREYEAERLPRTAGIVLRNRMNGPEQVMQLAEERAPQGFSDIDTVIPLREREAIAQRYKTLAGFGQQQLQASQPQASR; from the coding sequence ATGAAGATCGCAATCGCCGGCGGTGGCATCGGCGGGCTGACGCTCGCGCTGCTCTGCCATCGCCACGGGCTCGACGTGGAGGTGTGGGAAGCGAGCGAATCGCTGCGCCCGCTCGGCGTCGGCATCAACCTGCTGCCCCATGCCGTGCGCGAACTCTGCGCGCTGGGGCTGGAGGCGGACCTGGCCCGCATCGGCATCCAGACATCGTCACTGTCCTACTACAACAAGTTCGGCCAGCGCATCTGGCACGAGCCCCGCGGCCGCGCGGCCGGCTACGACTGGCCGCAGTTCTCGGTCCATCGCGGCGAATTCCAGATGCTGCTGTACGAGACCGCGCGGCAACGGCTTGGCGCCGACCGGCTGCACACGGGCCATGCGCTGGAGTCGATCGAACACACCGGCGGCCAGGGCGAGCCGGCGCGCTTCACGCTGCGCCGGCGCCATGACCAGGCGCTGGTCGCGGCCCAGGCCGACGTGCTGGTGGGCGCCGACGGCATCCACTCGGCCGTGCGCCGGCATTTCTATCCGACCGGCGACGCCCCGCGCTTCTCGCGCCGCCTGCTGTGGCGCGCCACCACCGACGCGGCGCCCTACCTCGACGGCCGCTCGATGTTCATGGCCGGCTTCCAGGACCAGAAGTTCGTGGCCTATCCGATCTCCGAGCCGCTACGCGCGCAGGGCCGCTCGCGCATCAACTGGATCGCCGAGCTGAAGGTGCCCGACGACTACCCCGACACGCCGCCGCGCAGCGACTGGAACCGCCAGGTCGACAAGTCAGTCTTCCGCGATGCCTTTGCCGGCTGGCGCTGGGACTGGATCGACATCCCGGCGCTGATCGACGGCGCCGAAGCCATCTACGAGTTCCCGATGGTCGACAAGGACCCGCTGCCGCGCTGGACGTTCGGCCGCGTGACGCTGCTGGGCGACGCCGCGCATCCGATGTACCCCATCGGCTCCAACGGCAGCGCGCAGGCCATCGTGGACGCGCGCTACCTGACCGACTGCCTGCTGGCCGAACGCGACCCCGACTACGCGCTGCGCGAGTACGAGGCGGAACGCCTGCCGCGCACGGCCGGTATCGTGCTGCGCAACCGCATGAACGGCCCCGAGCAGGTGATGCAGCTGGCCGAGGAACGCGCGCCGCAGGGCTTCAGCGATATCGACACCGTGATTCCGCTGCGCGAACGCGAGGCGATTGCCCAGCGCTACAAGACACTGGCCGGCTTTGGGCAGCAGCAGTTGCAGGCCAGCCAGCCGCAGGCATCCAGATAA
- a CDS encoding ABC transporter substrate-binding protein produces the protein MPQFLIPRAAIAAAALMLLSATARADVTVGVSIASTGPSASLGIPQKNTMPFLPETIAGEKIHYIVMDDGSDPTQGTKIARRFVTEDKVDIILGSSAVAPSIAISEVADESQTVQLAFSPIELKPGRGAWTYRLAQPVKLMAEAVAGAAKANGVKTVAFIGFADAYGETWLKEFTTAAQANGIKVVAAERYARSDTSVTAQTLKLIAARADAVLIAGAGTGAALPHTTLRERGYTGPVYQTHGAATRDLIRIGGKAVNGAILPAGPVIVAEQLPATSAAKKPGMDYVTRYEKQYGPESRTQFGAHPYDAGLVLQRIVPVALKKAKPGTPEFRKALKDALESERDIVVSHGVLNYTAQDHFGFDQRGRVLLTIDNGNWKLLK, from the coding sequence ATGCCCCAATTCCTGATCCCGCGCGCCGCCATCGCGGCCGCCGCGCTGATGCTGCTGAGCGCCACGGCGCGGGCCGACGTGACCGTCGGCGTCAGCATCGCCTCCACCGGGCCGTCCGCGTCGCTGGGCATCCCGCAGAAGAACACCATGCCGTTCCTGCCCGAGACCATTGCGGGCGAGAAGATCCACTACATCGTCATGGACGATGGCTCGGACCCCACGCAGGGCACCAAGATCGCGCGGCGCTTTGTCACCGAGGACAAGGTCGACATCATCCTGGGCTCGTCGGCCGTGGCGCCGTCGATCGCCATCTCTGAAGTGGCCGACGAAAGCCAGACCGTGCAGCTGGCGTTCTCGCCGATCGAACTCAAGCCCGGCCGCGGCGCGTGGACGTACCGGCTGGCGCAGCCCGTCAAGCTGATGGCCGAGGCCGTGGCCGGCGCCGCCAAGGCCAACGGCGTGAAGACCGTGGCGTTCATCGGCTTTGCCGATGCCTACGGCGAGACCTGGCTCAAGGAATTCACCACCGCCGCGCAGGCCAACGGCATCAAGGTCGTGGCCGCCGAGCGCTATGCGCGTTCCGACACCAGCGTCACGGCCCAGACGCTGAAGCTGATTGCCGCGCGCGCGGATGCGGTGCTGATTGCCGGCGCGGGCACGGGCGCGGCGCTGCCGCATACCACGCTGCGCGAGCGCGGCTACACGGGCCCGGTCTACCAGACCCACGGCGCCGCCACGCGCGACCTGATCCGCATCGGCGGCAAGGCCGTCAACGGCGCCATCCTGCCCGCCGGCCCGGTGATCGTGGCCGAGCAGCTTCCCGCCACCAGCGCCGCCAAGAAGCCGGGCATGGACTACGTGACCCGCTACGAGAAACAGTACGGCCCCGAGAGCCGCACGCAGTTCGGCGCGCATCCGTATGACGCGGGGCTGGTGCTGCAGCGGATCGTGCCGGTGGCGCTGAAGAAGGCCAAGCCGGGCACGCCGGAATTCCGCAAGGCGCTCAAGGACGCGCTGGAGTCGGAGCGCGACATCGTCGTGTCGCACGGCGTGCTGAACTACACGGCGCAGGACCACTTCGGCTTCGACCAGCGCGGGCGGGTGCTGCTGACCATCGACAATGGCAACTGGAAGCTCCTGAAATGA
- the paoC gene encoding aldehyde oxidoreductase molybdenum-binding subunit PaoC, translating into MKFDTPATTNPIDAGRVVGQAVDRIDGARKTTGTATYAYEWHDVAPNPAYGYVVGAGIAKGRIRTMQLDAARRAPGVLAIVTAQNAGKLGKAKRNTARLLAGPEIQHYHQAIALVVAETFEQARAAAALIRVDYAAEKGQFDLEDACCFSAKPKKDSKPDTEVGDFEGAFAAAPVQLDARYTTPDQSHCMMEPHASMAAWSGDKVTIWTANQMVAWAHEDMATTLGIPKEKIRIVSPFIGGGFGGKLFLRAEVLLAVLGAREARRPVKVALTRPLMANNTTHRPATIQRIRIGATRDGKITAIGHESWSGDLQGGQPETAVMQTRLLYAGANRMTTMRLATLDLPEGNAMRAPGEAPGLMALEIAIDEMAEKLGMDPVQFRILNDTQVDPEKPERPFSQRRFVECLRLGAEHFGWNRRNPKPGSMREGQWLIGMGVASAFRNNLLTKSGARVAIDAGGAVVVETDMTDIGTGSYTIIAQTAAEMMGVPLDRVVVRLGDSNFPESCGSGGQWGGNNATAGVYAACMKLRQTLAERAGLDAAHAVFEGGQIRAGGRSVPLAQFAGASAEDIIEYGDLDKKYQQSTFGGHFVEVAVDLATAEVRVQRMLAVCAAGRILNPKSARSQVIGAMTMGVGAALMEALHVDKRVGFFANHDLASYEVPVHADIPHQEVIFLDETDPISSPMKAKGVGELGICGVAAAVANAVYHATGVRVRDYPVTLDKMLAAMPVVG; encoded by the coding sequence ATGAAATTCGACACACCCGCGACAACCAATCCCATCGACGCCGGCCGCGTGGTCGGCCAGGCAGTGGACCGTATCGACGGCGCCCGCAAGACCACGGGCACGGCCACCTACGCCTATGAATGGCACGACGTGGCGCCGAACCCGGCCTACGGCTACGTGGTCGGCGCCGGCATCGCCAAGGGGCGCATCCGCACGATGCAGCTGGACGCCGCCCGCCGCGCGCCGGGCGTGCTGGCCATCGTCACGGCCCAGAACGCCGGCAAGCTCGGCAAGGCCAAGCGCAACACGGCCAGGCTGCTGGCCGGGCCCGAGATCCAGCACTACCACCAGGCCATCGCGCTGGTGGTGGCCGAGACGTTCGAGCAGGCCCGTGCCGCCGCCGCGCTGATCCGCGTCGACTACGCGGCCGAGAAAGGCCAGTTCGACCTGGAGGACGCGTGCTGCTTTTCCGCCAAGCCGAAGAAGGATTCGAAGCCCGATACCGAGGTCGGCGACTTCGAAGGCGCCTTCGCAGCCGCGCCGGTGCAGCTCGACGCGCGCTACACGACGCCGGACCAGTCGCACTGCATGATGGAACCGCATGCGTCGATGGCTGCGTGGTCGGGCGACAAGGTGACGATCTGGACCGCCAACCAGATGGTGGCCTGGGCGCACGAGGACATGGCGACCACGCTTGGCATCCCGAAGGAAAAGATCCGCATCGTCTCGCCGTTCATTGGCGGCGGCTTCGGCGGCAAGCTGTTCCTGCGCGCCGAGGTGCTGCTGGCCGTGCTGGGCGCGCGCGAGGCCCGGCGGCCCGTGAAGGTGGCGCTGACGCGGCCGCTGATGGCCAACAACACCACGCACCGGCCGGCCACGATCCAGCGCATCCGCATCGGCGCCACGCGCGATGGCAAGATCACGGCCATCGGCCACGAAAGCTGGTCGGGCGACCTGCAGGGCGGCCAGCCGGAGACGGCCGTGATGCAGACGCGCCTGCTCTATGCGGGCGCCAACCGCATGACCACGATGCGGCTGGCAACGCTGGACCTGCCCGAGGGCAACGCCATGCGCGCGCCGGGCGAGGCGCCCGGGCTGATGGCGCTGGAAATCGCCATCGACGAGATGGCCGAGAAGCTGGGCATGGACCCGGTGCAGTTCCGCATCCTCAATGACACCCAGGTGGACCCGGAGAAGCCCGAGCGGCCGTTCTCGCAGCGCCGTTTCGTGGAATGCCTGCGGCTGGGGGCCGAGCATTTCGGCTGGAACCGGCGCAACCCGAAGCCGGGGTCGATGCGCGAGGGCCAGTGGCTGATCGGCATGGGCGTGGCGTCGGCGTTCCGCAACAACCTGCTGACGAAGTCCGGCGCGCGCGTGGCCATCGACGCGGGCGGCGCCGTGGTCGTGGAAACCGACATGACCGACATCGGCACGGGCAGCTACACGATCATCGCGCAGACCGCGGCCGAGATGATGGGCGTGCCGCTGGACCGCGTGGTGGTGCGGCTCGGCGATTCGAACTTTCCGGAGTCGTGCGGCTCGGGCGGGCAGTGGGGCGGCAACAACGCCACGGCGGGCGTCTACGCGGCCTGCATGAAGCTGCGCCAGACGCTGGCCGAACGCGCCGGGCTGGACGCCGCGCACGCGGTGTTCGAGGGTGGCCAGATCCGGGCGGGCGGACGCAGCGTGCCGCTGGCGCAGTTCGCGGGCGCGTCGGCCGAGGACATCATCGAGTACGGCGACCTGGACAAGAAGTACCAGCAGTCCACGTTCGGCGGCCACTTCGTGGAGGTGGCCGTGGACCTGGCCACCGCCGAGGTGCGCGTGCAGCGCATGCTGGCCGTCTGCGCGGCGGGCCGCATCCTGAACCCCAAGTCGGCCCGCAGCCAGGTGATCGGCGCGATGACGATGGGCGTGGGCGCGGCGCTGATGGAGGCGCTGCACGTCGACAAGCGCGTGGGCTTCTTCGCCAACCACGACCTGGCCAGCTACGAGGTGCCCGTGCACGCCGACATCCCGCACCAGGAAGTCATCTTCCTGGACGAGACCGACCCGATCTCGTCGCCGATGAAGGCCAAGGGCGTGGGCGAACTGGGCATCTGCGGCGTAGCCGCCGCCGTGGCCAACGCGGTGTACCACGCTACCGGGGTCAGGGTGAGGGATTATCCGGTCACGCTGGACAAGATGCTGGCGGCGATGCCGGTGGTGGGGTAG
- a CDS encoding FAD binding domain-containing protein: protein MNPFTYERAATPADAAAAAIKHPGARFIAGGTNLLDLMKLGIEAPTHLVDVNGLALDKIEPTQQGGLRVGALVRNTDLAADPRVRRDYGVLSRALLAGASGQLRNRATTAGNLLQRTRCPYFYDTAQPCNKRQPGSGCGAIGGFSRQLAVIGGSDACIATHPSDMAVAMRVLDASVETVRPDGQRRVIPIADFHRLPGNTPHIETVLERGELITAVTLPPPVGGVHLYRKVRDRASYAFALVSVAAIVQRDGTGRVALGGVAHKPWRVAAADAEMPHGPTAVTQRLLDGATPTAENAYKIQLVRRTVAAVLTQAKG, encoded by the coding sequence ATGAACCCGTTTACCTACGAACGCGCGGCCACCCCGGCCGACGCCGCCGCAGCGGCGATAAAGCACCCCGGCGCGCGCTTCATCGCCGGCGGCACCAACCTGCTGGACCTGATGAAGCTCGGCATCGAGGCGCCCACGCATCTGGTGGACGTCAACGGGCTGGCGCTGGACAAGATCGAGCCGACGCAGCAGGGCGGCCTGCGCGTGGGCGCGCTGGTGCGCAACACCGACCTTGCGGCGGACCCGCGCGTGCGGCGCGACTACGGCGTGCTGTCGCGCGCGCTACTGGCCGGTGCGTCGGGCCAGTTGCGCAACCGCGCCACCACGGCCGGCAACCTGCTGCAGCGCACGCGCTGCCCCTATTTCTACGACACGGCCCAGCCGTGCAACAAGCGCCAGCCGGGCAGCGGCTGCGGCGCCATCGGCGGCTTCAGCCGGCAACTGGCCGTGATCGGCGGCAGCGACGCCTGCATCGCCACGCATCCGAGCGACATGGCCGTGGCCATGCGCGTGCTGGACGCCAGCGTCGAGACGGTGCGCCCGGACGGTCAGCGGCGCGTCATCCCGATTGCCGATTTCCATCGGCTGCCCGGCAACACGCCGCATATCGAAACCGTGCTGGAGCGCGGCGAGCTGATCACGGCCGTGACGCTGCCGCCGCCGGTGGGCGGCGTGCACCTCTACCGCAAGGTCCGCGACCGCGCCTCGTACGCGTTTGCGCTGGTGTCCGTGGCGGCCATCGTGCAGCGCGACGGCACGGGCCGCGTGGCGCTGGGCGGCGTGGCCCACAAGCCGTGGCGCGTGGCCGCGGCCGATGCCGAGATGCCGCACGGGCCCACGGCCGTCACCCAGCGGCTGCTGGACGGCGCCACGCCGACGGCGGAAAACGCCTACAAGATCCAACTGGTGCGGCGCACGGTGGCCGCGGTCCTGACACAGGCCAAGGGGTGA
- a CDS encoding DUF1272 domain-containing protein, producing the protein MLELRPTCEHCNVALPPASTQARICSFECTFCADCVDGVLGNVCPNCGGGFAPRPVRPARDWKNGNTVAKYPPSATVKHRPVDAAAHAAFAARVADVPPAER; encoded by the coding sequence GTGCTTGAGCTGCGCCCCACCTGCGAACACTGCAACGTCGCCCTGCCACCCGCATCCACGCAGGCGCGCATCTGCAGCTTCGAATGCACGTTCTGCGCGGACTGTGTCGATGGCGTGCTCGGCAACGTCTGCCCCAACTGCGGCGGCGGCTTTGCCCCGCGCCCGGTGCGTCCGGCCCGCGACTGGAAGAACGGCAATACCGTGGCCAAGTATCCGCCGTCGGCCACCGTCAAGCACCGCCCGGTCGACGCGGCCGCGCATGCCGCATTCGCGGCGCGGGTAGCCGACGTCCCGCCGGCGGAGCGCTGA